TTAAGTCGAGGTTTTTTTTTGATTTTCATTGTAAAAAATGCCTTATTCTAATATTTTAATAACGTATTGAGGTCATTAAAGAGTAACCTGACTGGTAATTTTCTAAAAAAAACGTGTCAAAGGTCAAATTTATGGGATCAGCCTTGTTACTCATTTTAGGAGAGGGAAGAGACTTACTTTGGGTAGGCACCAAATACCGCAGATATACATCATCTGATAGAACGCCAATAAGTGATACCGAGGGCAGACTTATTGCTTTATGCTTTGTATCGCAAGAAAACGATGATGTCTTTTTACCAAAGAATGACAAAGAAAAAATGGAACATCGCATGGGTTTAAAATGGTTTTTTAGGATATTATTTCTAGTTCCGATAATGGTTTATTGTCAGGGAAAAGAATTTAAAAATAAGGGATTTAGCGCTGATGTTTCAGCGCTAATCCTATTTCCATATGATTTCAGAATACCTTCAGAACATGATGAAATATCCGAAACTAGTACAAAATCTAAGATAGTAGGAACAAGCATACACTTTAACTATTATATTTCAAATCATTTTGCCTTTACAGCAAGTAGTGGTTATGAATTTATCAACCAGCCAAAAATAGAGTACATACCAATTACTGGCGGAATTAAATGGATTCTAAATGATACAAAAGAGAGTTTATTAACTTCCTTTGATTTGGGTGGGCAGTTAGGATCTGTTGAACAATTCGGTGTTTTAATGAGAATTGGTGTTGGGTATCGATTTGTAATTTTCAAGAGAATATTAGGCGACTTTGAATTATGTTACTCTCATCAAAATTTATATAAAACATTTACCAATTCAGACCATTTAAAGAAAGACTATCATAATATTGAAAGTGCAGGATTTAAAATAGGTATTGAAATATATTAATAACGTAAACAATGAAATTATCAAAAATAACAATACTCTTATTTGTAATAACATTTGGAACAAAGAGTATATCGCAAAACAAAGATGCACTGGAAAAATCAATTTTTGGAGTAGAGACGGGTTTTTTAGGTTTTTGGGTCAATAATGAAACAAGACTAATTTCTAACCTATCATTAAAAAGTGAATTAGGTCTTGATGCAGGTTTTTTTGGAGGAGCATCTGATGCCAAGATTGGGACTGTACTTGTTCCGGTATTTGCGGTAGAGCCAAGATACTATTACAATATTGAAAAAAGAGCACGTAATAGTAAAACAATATCAAACAACAACGCTAATTTTATAGCATTAAATTTAAAATATCAACCTGATTTATTTATCATTTCAAATGAAGATGTTGATGCAGTAAGTAATATTTCTATTATTCCCAAATGGAGTATTCGCAGAAACCTAGGGAGTCATTTTCATTATGAAACTGGTTTTGGGATTGGTTACAGATATTTTCTGGAAAAAATAAATAATGAAAAGGGAGAAGTTGCCGTTGATTTACACTTAAGAATAGGGTATAATTTCTAAATTTATTATAATTAAAATACGATTGTAAAGGTTTATTTAAAGGCGATCTCGAAATAAAAATTGGAGTCGGGTTATGATTAAAACCAAAAATCTCCAAAACGAAATCTTCAACTTAGGAGATAGTTTTTATTGGCTCAATGAATTGGCAGAGATTTTGAATCCTTATTTGAGTGAGGAGTAAAGTTTTTAAATGAAAAACCTCGATTTTTTAAGTCGAGGTTTTTTATATTGCATTTTTGTTCAAGAGCGAGACGCTTGCATTAGCAGAAGAAGACTGAAGAACTCAAAAAGAGTAAAGCAATAAATTTAACTTTTAAAATATAAACACATGACAATACACCCATATTGGGGAAATATAGAAGAAGATTGGGCAGGTTACTCTTCTGATATTTATTTTTCATATCCGTTTTTTGAAAATTCTAAAACAGAGGTTTTTTTAGGCGATGAATACGATGAAGATGGCGAAGAAATTGAAACGCCTCCAACCGAAAAACAATTGACCGCATTTGCAGCAACGTATAAAAGCTTTATTGATAATATTGAAAATCATTTAGCAGATTTACAACTAAAAGCATTTGACCGATACAATAGAATTTATGCAAAATATTATGAAAACAGTGAGCAATCAGGCGAGCCGCCGTTAGACATTGACACTACTGAAAAGCACAACGCTTACATTAAAGACATAATGTATGTACGGATTTTGGACGACAAAACCATTAAAGTAACTATTCGCTACAAATTAGATACTGAACACGGCATTGAATTTAAGTTTGTAGAGGGGCAAATAGAAGATGTTGGAGGTATTTCTGAGACTTAAATAAAACAATTAATAATCCCTGCTTTCATATGAAAGGATTCACTTGGCTAAATGAATTGACGGAGATTTTGAATACTTATTTGGGTGAGGAATAGGGTTTATAAAATGAAAAACCTCGACTTTTTTAGGATCGAGGTTTTTTAATGAAAATTGAATGTTTTATTTACCGCTTTTATTAACTGTTTTATTCACAATACGTTCAAATATATTTTTAACACTTTTGGGTAATTCTTTATCCTGATACCAATCATCATTAATTGGTTGCTCATTTGATTCAATCATGAAACGGATACATTCAACAACAGTATACCAAGCCATATTTTTATTGTCAAAATCACAAACAGGTTTTGCTGTATAAGGTAAGGCAGTAAAATCCCCTAAATTGTTAACTTGAGTACCCCAACTACAAAAATCTAAAATTATAGGTACAATTTTAAAGTCAATATCATTTTTCTTTCTTTCAAAAGCTTTTGCAATTTCATATTTGTGAATATATTCTGTGCGCATTAAATTTGAGCTCACCATAAAACATACAATATCTGATTGTTCAAAATGTTGTGTTATATCTTTGTCCCATTCGCCACCGGCTAGAAGTTCAGTACAATACCAAGTAGCGATAATATTATCTCTTTTTAATGATGATAAATGATCTTGAAATTCATTTACTAAAGTAAGATCATCTTTTGAATAAGATATAAATATTTTTTTCATTTTCTTTAAAGGTTTGTTCGTAAAGTTTTGAAATTTATAGATTGGTAACTCTTTAGGTTTGGCATACGATAAAGTGCGTAATAATGTATCGTCATTTATATCATTCTTTTTAAGATTTTTTGTTGATTCAGTGTTAAATGACAAAATTTTAAATTCATCTGTTATTGAATTAAGAGTAGTGACTTTTACAAATCTTTGGTTATCTAAAGATAAAAATAAATCCTCTGGAACTTTATTAATGATTTCTATAAAATTAGCTGTTATTGAGTCACGTTCTATCGAATCTTTTTTATTTGGATCGTCCTTAGTGTCTGCAATTTTAATTTGATCTTCAAGATATTCTGCGAAAGTTAATAATGGAATATCATAATAAATTGCAATTAAGCAAGTAAAAATATATCTTTCCACAACAAGTAATCTTGAATTTTCTAGGTTTTTATTGTTTAAAAAAACTGATATTTCTAAATTATTAAAATCCAGTTTAATTAAAACCTTAATTGCATTGTTTAATGTAAAAATCAATTGATCTCTCCAAAAATTTTTGCTATCGGGATTGTTGCCAAAATGACATATAAGTTGATTAACTATTCCAAATGGAATAAATTTTTCAAATTTTAACACAAATGCAGGATTATCTAATCCAAAAGTCAAAATATCATAATTGTTTTTTACTCTTATGTCATTTGCTAAAGGTAAGAAACTAGGAATAATATAATTTTTACTTTCTTTATTGTGAAAAATCACTTTTTGCAGTTGAAGGAGCTGTATTATTTTTTTATCATTACCTGCTATTGTAAAAAATTTATCTTCGCTTACGTTTCCTCTACTTTCAATTAAATCTTGTGTGGTCAAAATTTGTTCATGAATATATTTTGTCAACAAAGATGGATTTAACCATGCAACATCATTTAATTCATTAAAGTCTTTATAATATAAAATTAGACCTTGGCGATGCAATTGATCTAGATCTTCCATTAGAAAATTTAAGATGTCTCTCGAAGTTTCGTTTGCTTTAGGTTTTCGATTGTATTTTTTTAAAAGATCTTTTATATCAATGCATTTTTCGGATGAATAATTGAATATAAAATTTAAAAATTTCCCATACCATAATGGTTGTGATATATTGAAACGATCTTCTTCTTTCTTTTTTTCAATCTCATATTTGAGATTTGATTCGAGAAAGTCTAAATTGATTTTATTTATTTTATCCTTTTCAATAGCATTTTGGTCTAACGCAACGAAAAATTCATTTGAGATCTTGATTCCTTTTATATTATTTTTTTCTGTTACACGAAGGTCTTTGTCAGCATGGGTTTGTACTGTTAAAATTATGTCGTCATTCAAAAGTGTATCATCGTAATTATTAAAATTATCGGCGTAATGATATTTTAACTGGTTGAGCCAGTATTCTTTAGTGAAATCTCTTGTTAGAATATTTTTTGCGTTATCTATTCTAATTTTATTTTTA
The sequence above is drawn from the Flavobacterium sp. N2038 genome and encodes:
- a CDS encoding DUF6985 domain-containing protein, coding for MTIHPYWGNIEEDWAGYSSDIYFSYPFFENSKTEVFLGDEYDEDGEEIETPPTEKQLTAFAATYKSFIDNIENHLADLQLKAFDRYNRIYAKYYENSEQSGEPPLDIDTTEKHNAYIKDIMYVRILDDKTIKVTIRYKLDTEHGIEFKFVEGQIEDVGGISET
- a CDS encoding leucine-rich repeat domain-containing protein; this encodes MNKTKEILELEEHLQTELYLANYNKDFLQLNRSVNLDKDNNIIALNLSYLQISDIKPLEKLTSLESLYLDSNNINDLSPLRNLKNLKFLSLNENHIDNLYPLSQLKNIEILHLNKNYISEITALKELEKIKILNINLNSLTDISVVKNLKNIKALSANNNCIVDISCISNLKKLERISFANNEIQDVSCLKKMKYLYEFIFTNNFIFDLSFLYTLITKGDFTRNYNFYENPLVYPPTEEYLKGESSIIRWFKTNHEKANILIKECLKSKTKSLDLSFCGITDLTLIPRLFTCVHIEELILSNEWAEYNDKDWIKISKSPKYFSIKNNLYEIPPQISKLKKLKKLIVGGDWENNENLKNWRIKDIKNIAKLSDLEVINISNNKITSINVIKNLTNLKHIYANNNKISSIVNLENLNQLKSLNLSNNYLSNVAFLKKIKSIEMLDLHSNKLKDINDLEILLNSIKKIIIDNNPIVTVQNWKLSKYDNHSSTIENYFSKKHNNQNKIYKLPIKVLLLGNHGAGKSTLLNYLTDTNKNRKITPATDSTHIIRIENFPKTNKKLPEIIYFDFGGQDYYHGIYKAFLTNDSINILLWNYKNDKNKIRIDNAKNILTRDFTKEYWLNQLKYHYADNFNNYDDTLLNDDIILTVQTHADKDLRVTEKNNIKGIKISNEFFVALDQNAIEKDKINKINLDFLESNLKYEIEKKKEEDRFNISQPLWYGKFLNFIFNYSSEKCIDIKDLLKKYNRKPKANETSRDILNFLMEDLDQLHRQGLILYYKDFNELNDVAWLNPSLLTKYIHEQILTTQDLIESRGNVSEDKFFTIAGNDKKIIQLLQLQKVIFHNKESKNYIIPSFLPLANDIRVKNNYDILTFGLDNPAFVLKFEKFIPFGIVNQLICHFGNNPDSKNFWRDQLIFTLNNAIKVLIKLDFNNLEISVFLNNKNLENSRLLVVERYIFTCLIAIYYDIPLLTFAEYLEDQIKIADTKDDPNKKDSIERDSITANFIEIINKVPEDLFLSLDNQRFVKVTTLNSITDEFKILSFNTESTKNLKKNDINDDTLLRTLSYAKPKELPIYKFQNFTNKPLKKMKKIFISYSKDDLTLVNEFQDHLSSLKRDNIIATWYCTELLAGGEWDKDITQHFEQSDIVCFMVSSNLMRTEYIHKYEIAKAFERKKNDIDFKIVPIILDFCSWGTQVNNLGDFTALPYTAKPVCDFDNKNMAWYTVVECIRFMIESNEQPINDDWYQDKELPKSVKNIFERIVNKTVNKSGK